One region of Luteolibacter yonseiensis genomic DNA includes:
- a CDS encoding benzoate/H(+) symporter BenE family transporter: MFKDFSISAVVAGFVAVLVGFTSSVAVIFQATQNLHATPGQTASWLWALGIGMAVPSIILSYIHRLPILIAWSTPGAAVIAGAAADGHLTLPQATGAFLACALMIAVAGFSRGFEKIMNRLPLPLASALLAGVLSKFALDAFIATPANPWLVLPMFAACLLGRNFWPRWNVPVILLLGVGIAILQNRFNAAAVPLEITRPVWVTPEFSLRTLVGVALPLFLVTMASQNLPGIAVFKANGYEPPVSRIIGWSGVANLLVAPFGGFTLNLAAITAAFCMNAEAHPEPGKRYVAAMSAGFFYGLVGVFGATIAGLFAAFPHELVLAVAGLALLGTIANGIAAATAEERYREASMISFFVVLSGISFGGIGSAFWGIVAGVLSLGVRKARGN, encoded by the coding sequence ATGTTCAAGGATTTCTCCATCTCCGCCGTGGTGGCGGGGTTCGTGGCGGTGCTGGTGGGATTCACCAGCTCGGTGGCGGTGATTTTCCAAGCGACGCAGAACCTCCACGCCACGCCCGGGCAGACGGCGTCGTGGCTGTGGGCGCTGGGCATCGGGATGGCGGTGCCGAGCATCATCCTGTCGTATATCCACCGGCTGCCCATCCTCATCGCCTGGTCCACTCCCGGTGCCGCGGTCATCGCGGGTGCCGCGGCGGACGGACACCTCACGCTACCCCAGGCGACCGGAGCCTTCCTGGCCTGTGCGCTGATGATCGCGGTGGCGGGATTCAGCAGGGGATTTGAAAAAATCATGAACCGGCTGCCACTTCCGCTGGCATCGGCGCTGCTGGCCGGGGTGCTTTCGAAATTCGCCCTGGATGCGTTCATCGCCACGCCGGCGAATCCCTGGCTGGTTCTACCGATGTTCGCCGCCTGTTTGCTGGGGAGGAACTTCTGGCCGAGGTGGAATGTCCCGGTGATCCTGCTGCTCGGCGTCGGCATCGCCATCCTGCAAAACCGCTTCAATGCCGCGGCGGTTCCACTGGAGATCACACGCCCCGTGTGGGTGACACCGGAGTTCTCCCTCCGCACTCTGGTGGGAGTGGCTCTGCCGCTCTTCCTCGTGACCATGGCCTCGCAAAACCTGCCGGGAATCGCCGTCTTCAAGGCGAACGGCTACGAGCCGCCCGTTTCGAGGATCATCGGTTGGTCCGGCGTGGCGAATCTGCTGGTCGCGCCCTTCGGTGGATTCACGCTGAACCTCGCCGCCATCACCGCGGCCTTCTGCATGAACGCGGAGGCGCACCCGGAACCGGGAAAACGCTATGTCGCGGCGATGTCCGCGGGCTTTTTCTACGGGTTGGTGGGCGTCTTCGGCGCGACCATCGCCGGATTGTTCGCGGCATTTCCGCACGAACTCGTGCTGGCGGTCGCCGGATTGGCGTTGCTTGGCACCATCGCGAACGGCATTGCGGCGGCCACGGCGGAGGAGCGGTACCGCGAGGCTTCGATGATCAGCTTTTTCGTGGTGCTTTCCGGCATTTCCTTCGGTGGCATCGGTTCCGCGTTCTGGGGAATCGTCGCGGGGGTGCTGAGCCTGGGAGTCAGAAAAGCCCGTGGAAATTAG
- the pabB gene encoding aminodeoxychorismate synthase component I, which translates to MRTVTSPVRLDGLSPVEVAGRLRHLGGLVFFDTAGNFPSGSSRPISVIAAAPTQVFRGNIHLSSDLEILRKTLAQGSRPGGDQGFPAGGLCGWVGYEGDFVFGDYPEMLVYNHNDQTWRETGTLSTRLEPVAGNRPAEISAFTPLSSREKFTSGVARIKEWIAAGHIYQANLSQAFTATVRGDLFPLYETLREASPAPMAAYLDLGGREILSSSPETFLKISGRGIETRPIKGTRPRFPDPDEDRRSAYELQTSAKEISELVMITDLLRNDLGQVCEFGSVEVAEMLRLETLAQVHHLVSTVTGTLRPEIDTLAALAACFPGGSITGAPKKRAMEIIQEIEAAPRGVYCGAIGWIGRNGESSLNIAIRTLVRSGEQLIYQVGAGIVADSDPEKEYEETLHKAAGIRLAIERSSRPAH; encoded by the coding sequence ATGCGAACCGTAACCAGTCCGGTCCGGCTGGATGGCCTTTCACCCGTGGAGGTGGCGGGGCGCCTGCGACATCTGGGTGGATTGGTCTTTTTTGACACGGCGGGGAATTTTCCTTCCGGGAGTTCGCGACCGATTTCGGTCATCGCCGCGGCTCCGACACAGGTTTTCCGAGGGAACATCCATCTTTCGAGCGATCTGGAAATTCTCCGGAAAACCCTTGCGCAAGGGTCGAGGCCTGGCGGCGATCAAGGGTTTCCCGCTGGCGGACTTTGCGGCTGGGTGGGCTACGAAGGGGATTTCGTCTTCGGCGACTATCCTGAAATGTTGGTTTACAACCACAACGATCAAACATGGCGGGAAACCGGCACGCTCTCGACACGCCTGGAGCCGGTTGCGGGCAACCGACCTGCGGAGATCTCGGCCTTCACCCCGCTCAGCAGCCGGGAGAAATTCACCAGCGGAGTCGCCCGCATCAAGGAATGGATCGCCGCAGGGCACATTTATCAGGCGAATCTTTCTCAAGCGTTCACCGCCACGGTCCGGGGTGATTTGTTCCCACTTTACGAAACTCTGCGCGAGGCCTCGCCCGCGCCGATGGCCGCGTATCTTGATCTCGGCGGGAGGGAAATCCTCAGCTCGTCGCCGGAGACATTTCTGAAAATCTCCGGCAGGGGGATCGAAACACGTCCCATCAAGGGTACGCGCCCCCGGTTTCCGGATCCCGACGAAGACCGCCGCTCCGCCTACGAACTGCAAACATCCGCCAAGGAAATCTCCGAACTGGTGATGATCACGGATCTCCTGCGCAACGATCTCGGCCAGGTCTGCGAGTTCGGCAGCGTCGAGGTTGCGGAAATGCTGCGGCTTGAAACGCTGGCGCAGGTCCATCACCTCGTCTCGACGGTGACCGGCACGCTGCGTCCGGAAATCGACACGCTCGCCGCGCTCGCCGCGTGCTTTCCGGGCGGGAGCATCACAGGCGCCCCGAAAAAGCGGGCGATGGAGATCATCCAGGAGATCGAGGCCGCACCCCGCGGAGTTTACTGCGGGGCGATCGGCTGGATCGGCCGCAATGGCGAGAGCTCGCTGAACATCGCCATCCGCACGCTGGTCCGCAGCGGAGAGCAGCTCATCTACCAAGTGGGTGCCGGCATCGTCGCGGACTCGGATCCTGAAAAGGAATACGAGGAGACCCTCCACAAGGCCGCCGGCATCCGCCTCGCCATCGAGCGGTCAAGCCGTCCGGCTCACTGA
- the fusA gene encoding elongation factor G: MKDLSKYRNIGIFAHVDAGKTTTTERILKLTGKIHKIGEVHDGASTMDFMEQEAERGITIQSAATTCFWKDHQFNVIDTPGHVDFTIEVYRSLKVLDGGVGVFCGSGGVEPQSETNWRYANDSKVSRVIYVNKLDRIGADFYRVVAQVKKILGATPLVMVLPIGTESDFVGVVDLLTMKAHIWDDSGQPENFKIEEIPADLVDKAKEYRAQLIETAVEQDDAIMEAYLEGTEPTIEQVKKCIRKGTIDLAFFPTYCGSSFKNKGLQLVLDAVVDYLPSPTDVKPLPEVDAEGNETGNFAIIDPAAPFRGLAFKIMDDKFGALTFTRIYSGTIKKGDTVLNSFTGKTERISRMVEMHADDRKEIDSAQAGDIVALVGLKNVQTGHTLCDEKNPATLEPMVFPDPVISIAVAAKDKANAEKLANAIGKMVQEDPSFRVETDEETNEMILKGMGELHLDIKIDILKRTHKVEVTVGAPQVAYRETITKPVNDSYTHKKQSGGSGQFAKIDYTIEPGEPGTGFIFESKVVGGSIPKEFIPAVEKGFKTCVDKGPLAGYPCLDFKVTLNEGGFHAVDSSNIAFEIAAKAAYRQTMPKAAPQILEPMMKLDVFAPEEKVGDVIGDLNRRRGMIQGQEPTPGGIRVKAEAPLSAMFGYIGDLRTMTSGRGQFSMEFSHYAPCPKNVSDDVIAKAKAREEALRK; this comes from the coding sequence ATGAAGGACCTCAGCAAATACCGCAACATCGGGATTTTCGCCCACGTTGATGCGGGCAAAACCACCACCACGGAGCGCATTCTCAAGCTCACCGGCAAGATTCACAAGATCGGTGAGGTTCACGACGGCGCATCGACCATGGACTTCATGGAACAAGAGGCTGAGCGCGGTATCACCATCCAGTCCGCCGCCACCACCTGCTTCTGGAAGGACCACCAGTTCAACGTCATCGATACTCCCGGCCACGTTGACTTCACCATCGAGGTCTATCGTTCGCTCAAGGTTCTCGACGGCGGTGTGGGCGTGTTCTGCGGTTCCGGCGGTGTCGAGCCACAATCCGAAACCAACTGGCGCTACGCGAACGATTCCAAGGTTTCCCGCGTCATCTACGTGAACAAGCTGGACCGTATCGGTGCGGATTTCTACCGCGTCGTCGCCCAGGTGAAGAAGATCCTCGGCGCCACTCCGCTTGTCATGGTCCTGCCGATCGGCACGGAGTCCGATTTCGTTGGTGTTGTCGACCTTCTCACGATGAAGGCCCACATCTGGGATGACTCCGGCCAGCCTGAGAATTTCAAGATCGAGGAAATCCCCGCCGACCTCGTGGACAAGGCGAAGGAATACCGCGCCCAGCTCATCGAGACCGCCGTTGAACAGGACGACGCGATCATGGAAGCTTATCTCGAAGGCACCGAGCCGACCATCGAGCAAGTCAAGAAGTGCATCCGCAAGGGCACCATCGACCTCGCGTTCTTCCCGACCTACTGCGGTTCGTCGTTCAAGAACAAGGGCCTGCAACTCGTTCTCGACGCTGTCGTCGACTACCTTCCTTCCCCAACCGACGTGAAGCCACTCCCTGAAGTGGACGCCGAAGGTAACGAAACCGGCAACTTCGCCATCATCGACCCTGCCGCCCCGTTCCGTGGCCTGGCATTCAAGATCATGGACGACAAGTTCGGCGCGCTCACCTTCACCCGTATCTATTCGGGCACGATCAAGAAGGGCGACACCGTTCTCAACTCCTTCACCGGCAAGACCGAGCGCATCAGCCGTATGGTGGAAATGCACGCCGACGACCGTAAGGAAATCGATTCCGCACAAGCTGGCGACATCGTCGCGCTTGTCGGACTTAAGAACGTGCAGACCGGTCACACGCTTTGTGACGAGAAGAACCCGGCCACGCTTGAGCCGATGGTTTTCCCGGACCCCGTCATTTCCATCGCCGTCGCCGCCAAGGACAAGGCGAACGCCGAGAAACTCGCCAACGCCATCGGCAAGATGGTCCAGGAAGATCCTTCGTTCCGCGTCGAAACCGACGAGGAGACCAACGAAATGATCCTCAAGGGCATGGGCGAGCTCCACCTCGACATCAAGATCGACATCCTGAAGCGCACGCACAAGGTGGAGGTCACCGTCGGTGCTCCACAGGTCGCCTATCGCGAAACCATCACCAAGCCCGTCAACGACAGCTACACCCACAAGAAGCAGTCCGGTGGTTCCGGCCAGTTCGCGAAGATCGACTACACCATCGAGCCCGGCGAGCCAGGCACCGGCTTCATCTTCGAGTCGAAGGTCGTCGGCGGCAGCATCCCGAAAGAGTTCATCCCAGCCGTCGAAAAAGGCTTCAAGACCTGCGTCGACAAGGGACCTCTTGCGGGTTATCCTTGCTTGGACTTCAAGGTCACGCTCAACGAAGGTGGTTTCCACGCGGTTGACTCCAGCAACATCGCCTTCGAAATCGCCGCGAAAGCCGCGTATCGCCAGACGATGCCGAAGGCCGCCCCGCAGATCCTCGAGCCAATGATGAAACTCGACGTCTTCGCTCCCGAAGAAAAAGTCGGCGACGTCATCGGCGACCTCAACCGCCGCCGCGGCATGATCCAAGGCCAGGAGCCGACTCCGGGCGGCATCCGCGTCAAGGCCGAGGCTCCGCTGTCCGCCATGTTCGGCTACATCGGCGACCTCCGCACGATGACCTCCGGCCGCGGCCAGTTCTCCATGGAGTTCAGCCACTACGCGCCATGTCCGAAGAACGTCTCCGACGACGTCATCGCCAAGGCGAAGGCTCGTGAGGAAGCGCTCCGCAAGTAA
- a CDS encoding DUF3857 domain-containing protein, translating to MNFWNFLAVSGKSASEQIGQATGSGIVVLMLLAGILKCVSLLRRPTVSKPCVLALMVLLCGWTLSCVQVGLEAFEVGSNLSRVLVGFGLCVCWLAALVLGIVGLALYDSTRFRQGRAQAIWAISLASILLLATAGIVVSGALKSADDGWEGFREAGAVDTGNVPIRNTDFNFSLTPAKGWVRVKPDAINKLACLALRKSNPEVFSMVIAEKIPSAPDLEQLREIVKSNLAMNVEVISQTEDTVVTPEGLTFAHLSTQARVQSAVFNYEHWITTRRGFSWQMVSWNKGDKAGLARDARSLMETFRILDPALDAVGKGTVADVKRPELGYRTGLDGLGWAPWTTGGVNALVDFRALRGNEALVVLPLRFDVDPPDLDALTRGLLSAFQLEKSGDGNSVKPWSPGHGGTGREIRMERTVDGEQYRYILRVARGRRGAHLLAGWAAAGKGDLDLVSRSLDAITLGEPEGDAPPLAPDQKKALGLILNEAALSLANRSEREAAAAWFCKAFEEGGDPTVLGNAGDAFERLGQAVKGCAFLAPHVGKFPDNHYVALRYARLLALNGDMKEAEEAFLKLVEKGLRDENDLLSWLQLLNGRGQHVPALRCVDAWLVKNPSVNARRWQAQTHSSGGDGAKAIEMLEKLRAENPDDKNVGLDLGTEYNEAGENAKAAAIAEKLLDGGDESSRALCVLGWSQMGRHWYRDAKASFERAAKLAPDDTSIQDYIRRASAALGQGDNSEVKNEIPAVEIPAGVVAALAAKPPAAEFGEGHPCAWLLRATGYHFEKGKPLRRTIHRRVKVLTTEGAADMSSVTATFDPIHERIFMNRLEVRNAAGEVLAKASVDDAYVKEGGDEATHEKTLHLQVAAVQPGTTVEWQITIEDRSPSDRFRFNRHLFASGFPSAGEVVFVTGDVSAVRSELTNGGSIRTILDDRLAAWICGEMQAAEFEPYSIPVEQRCPMLWIGGSEGSWETVGRDYLKDLDDRLRVDKTLEDLARSLVKEKTGERDKIAAITSYVQKEISYKAIEFGIRGRRPNPADETLRSRYGDCKDTSVLAHLLLRAAGVESHLAVVNTDWETHPDLPTLDQFNHIVLLVPSLGKNWLLDPTDKTLDLASFPADNLWHSRALVLDPAGPRLIDRPAPAPKGSADVSSRRTVMVRNEDLHLEETLELTGYYASWMRGSFTGLSPAEQTRKAQGILGEGAAQLHGFRFENLDRVGEPARLVMDYDVREAISTENGRCTAVVPALWERDYLATKFVKDRKTEFETFYPLHFTSEVTAKIPMPPEKQGVVSSPRNKSTDHCEWSLNTEPAGDGVKVTFDFVAHPGHRPAASYGAFHEAWSSAGRAWDKPLGWVPR from the coding sequence ATGAATTTTTGGAATTTCCTCGCGGTTTCGGGAAAATCGGCGAGCGAGCAGATCGGCCAGGCCACAGGTTCGGGGATCGTCGTGTTGATGCTGCTCGCGGGCATCCTGAAGTGCGTGTCGTTGCTGCGGCGTCCGACCGTCAGCAAGCCCTGCGTTCTGGCGCTGATGGTGTTGTTGTGCGGATGGACACTTTCCTGCGTGCAGGTGGGTTTGGAGGCTTTCGAGGTCGGGTCGAACCTCAGCCGGGTGCTTGTCGGCTTTGGACTGTGTGTTTGTTGGCTGGCGGCCCTGGTGCTGGGCATTGTCGGTCTGGCGCTGTATGACAGCACGCGCTTCCGGCAAGGCCGTGCCCAGGCGATCTGGGCCATTTCCCTTGCCTCGATCTTGCTTCTGGCGACCGCGGGGATTGTTGTTTCCGGCGCCCTCAAATCCGCTGACGACGGGTGGGAAGGGTTTCGCGAAGCGGGAGCGGTCGATACCGGAAACGTTCCGATCCGGAACACGGACTTCAATTTTTCCCTGACGCCGGCCAAGGGCTGGGTGCGGGTCAAGCCGGATGCCATCAACAAGCTTGCCTGCCTCGCCCTGCGCAAGTCCAACCCGGAGGTATTCAGCATGGTCATCGCCGAGAAGATCCCCTCGGCTCCTGATTTGGAACAACTGCGCGAGATCGTGAAGTCCAATCTCGCGATGAATGTGGAGGTGATCTCCCAGACGGAAGATACGGTGGTGACGCCGGAAGGCCTCACCTTCGCCCACCTCAGCACCCAAGCGCGGGTCCAGTCGGCGGTCTTCAATTACGAACACTGGATCACCACCCGGCGGGGATTCTCGTGGCAGATGGTGTCATGGAACAAGGGTGACAAGGCGGGTCTTGCGAGGGATGCGCGCTCCTTGATGGAAACCTTCCGCATTCTCGACCCTGCCCTCGACGCGGTTGGCAAGGGCACCGTGGCGGATGTGAAACGGCCGGAGCTCGGCTACCGGACCGGCCTGGATGGCCTGGGCTGGGCGCCATGGACGACCGGCGGGGTGAACGCGTTGGTGGACTTCCGGGCCTTGCGTGGAAACGAGGCATTGGTGGTGCTGCCCCTGCGGTTCGATGTGGATCCGCCCGACCTGGACGCCCTCACCCGTGGATTGTTGTCCGCCTTCCAGTTGGAAAAGTCTGGTGACGGAAATTCCGTAAAACCGTGGTCGCCGGGACATGGAGGAACCGGCCGGGAGATCCGGATGGAACGAACGGTCGATGGTGAGCAGTACCGCTACATCCTGCGTGTCGCAAGAGGACGGCGCGGCGCCCATCTGCTGGCCGGATGGGCTGCGGCTGGAAAGGGGGATCTCGATCTGGTCAGCCGCAGTCTTGATGCGATCACCCTCGGCGAGCCGGAAGGCGACGCCCCGCCGCTGGCACCCGACCAGAAGAAGGCGCTGGGATTGATCTTGAATGAAGCGGCGCTTTCCCTGGCGAACCGGAGCGAGCGGGAGGCCGCGGCAGCATGGTTTTGCAAGGCTTTTGAGGAGGGGGGAGACCCCACCGTGCTGGGCAATGCCGGCGATGCTTTCGAACGCCTGGGACAGGCGGTCAAGGGATGCGCGTTCCTCGCGCCTCATGTCGGGAAGTTTCCTGACAATCATTACGTCGCATTGCGCTACGCCCGCCTGCTGGCGTTGAACGGAGACATGAAGGAGGCTGAAGAGGCATTCCTGAAATTGGTGGAAAAGGGTCTGCGCGACGAAAACGACCTGTTGTCCTGGCTTCAGTTGCTCAACGGCCGCGGGCAGCATGTCCCGGCCTTGCGCTGTGTGGATGCCTGGCTCGTGAAAAATCCGAGCGTCAATGCCCGGCGCTGGCAGGCGCAGACACACAGCTCGGGGGGAGACGGCGCGAAAGCCATCGAGATGCTTGAAAAGCTTCGTGCCGAAAATCCGGATGACAAGAACGTGGGCCTCGATCTCGGAACCGAATACAATGAGGCTGGCGAAAACGCCAAGGCGGCGGCCATCGCGGAGAAGCTGTTGGACGGTGGCGACGAATCTTCCCGGGCGCTGTGCGTCCTCGGTTGGAGCCAGATGGGACGGCACTGGTATCGCGACGCGAAGGCATCTTTCGAGCGTGCCGCGAAACTGGCACCCGACGACACGTCCATCCAGGACTATATCCGCCGGGCTTCCGCCGCACTTGGCCAAGGGGACAACTCCGAAGTGAAGAACGAGATCCCGGCGGTGGAGATCCCCGCCGGAGTGGTGGCTGCGCTCGCTGCCAAACCTCCTGCGGCGGAATTCGGCGAGGGACATCCCTGCGCCTGGCTGCTGCGCGCCACCGGCTACCACTTCGAAAAAGGAAAGCCGCTCCGCCGGACCATCCATCGCCGTGTGAAGGTTTTGACGACGGAAGGCGCGGCTGACATGAGTTCGGTAACGGCGACGTTCGACCCCATCCACGAGCGGATCTTCATGAACCGTCTGGAGGTCAGGAATGCCGCCGGAGAAGTCCTGGCGAAGGCATCCGTCGATGACGCCTACGTAAAGGAGGGAGGGGACGAGGCCACCCATGAGAAGACACTTCACCTGCAGGTCGCGGCGGTCCAGCCGGGAACCACCGTCGAGTGGCAGATCACGATCGAGGATCGCAGCCCGTCGGATCGTTTCAGGTTCAACCGGCATTTGTTCGCCAGCGGATTTCCCTCCGCCGGAGAGGTGGTGTTCGTCACCGGGGATGTGTCTGCCGTGCGCTCCGAACTGACGAACGGAGGAAGCATCAGAACGATCCTCGACGACCGGCTGGCGGCATGGATTTGCGGGGAGATGCAGGCGGCCGAGTTCGAACCGTATTCCATCCCCGTCGAGCAACGTTGCCCGATGTTGTGGATCGGTGGGAGCGAAGGCTCCTGGGAGACAGTGGGAAGGGATTACCTCAAGGACCTTGATGACCGCCTGCGGGTGGACAAGACCCTGGAGGATCTCGCCCGGTCGCTCGTTAAGGAAAAGACTGGCGAGCGGGACAAGATCGCCGCCATCACCAGTTATGTCCAGAAGGAGATTTCGTACAAAGCCATCGAGTTCGGCATCCGCGGGCGGCGTCCCAACCCGGCGGATGAAACGCTCCGCTCGCGCTACGGCGACTGCAAGGATACCTCCGTGCTCGCCCACCTGTTGCTGCGGGCCGCGGGCGTGGAAAGCCACCTGGCCGTGGTGAACACGGATTGGGAGACACACCCGGATCTGCCGACCCTCGACCAGTTCAACCATATCGTGCTGCTGGTTCCGTCTCTCGGGAAAAACTGGCTTCTGGATCCCACCGACAAAACCCTCGATCTCGCGTCATTCCCCGCGGACAATCTCTGGCACAGCAGGGCGCTGGTGCTGGATCCCGCCGGTCCGAGGCTGATCGACCGTCCCGCCCCGGCGCCGAAGGGAAGCGCGGATGTCAGCAGCCGCCGCACGGTTATGGTTCGGAACGAAGACCTGCACCTGGAGGAGACTCTCGAATTGACGGGTTATTATGCTTCATGGATGCGGGGCTCGTTCACCGGTCTCAGTCCTGCGGAACAGACAAGGAAAGCGCAGGGGATTCTCGGGGAAGGAGCCGCGCAATTGCACGGGTTCCGGTTCGAAAATCTGGACCGGGTCGGAGAGCCGGCCCGGCTTGTGATGGATTATGATGTGAGAGAGGCCATCAGCACCGAGAACGGACGCTGTACGGCGGTGGTGCCCGCTCTTTGGGAGAGGGATTACCTCGCCACCAAGTTTGTGAAAGACCGGAAAACAGAGTTCGAGACTTTCTACCCCCTGCACTTCACAAGTGAGGTTACGGCGAAAATTCCGATGCCGCCGGAAAAGCAGGGCGTGGTTTCCTCTCCCAGGAACAAAAGTACGGACCATTGCGAGTGGAGCCTGAACACGGAGCCCGCCGGAGATGGAGTCAAGGTGACCTTCGATTTCGTCGCCCACCCAGGTCACCGGCCCGCGGCAAGCTACGGTGCCTTTCATGAGGCGTGGAGCTCCGCGGGGCGGGCGTGGGACAAACCGTTGGGTTGGGTCCCCCGGTAG
- a CDS encoding sialate O-acetylesterase — protein MKRITCLLSPARVLLGVLATCCMPLQAEPPTPVAPPVKKQEFHVYLLMGQSNMCGRDTRELAGQVDNPKVLALGPDGKWVVARDPMFPKAGRIEPGAGPGIPFASRMLAAGGKAGIGLVPCAVGGTKLERWVKGGDLYQNALSQARVAAKDGIISGVLWHQGESDSEKMETAGTYEARLKQMLTDLRADLKQPELPIVVGQIGDFMDEKKFPGAETVRKAIRRMPQLLEHVGYADSARLKDKGDKLHFDTDGSKQLGERFAKAMLELEKK, from the coding sequence ATGAAACGAATCACCTGCCTCTTGTCTCCGGCACGCGTGCTGCTCGGCGTTCTCGCAACCTGTTGCATGCCGCTTCAGGCGGAGCCGCCCACACCTGTGGCACCACCTGTGAAGAAACAGGAATTCCACGTCTACCTGCTCATGGGGCAGTCGAACATGTGTGGCCGGGATACCCGGGAACTCGCCGGACAAGTGGACAACCCGAAGGTCCTCGCGCTGGGTCCCGATGGGAAATGGGTGGTCGCCCGTGACCCCATGTTTCCGAAGGCGGGGCGCATCGAGCCGGGTGCGGGGCCGGGCATTCCCTTTGCCAGCCGGATGCTTGCCGCCGGCGGGAAGGCGGGCATCGGCCTCGTCCCTTGTGCGGTGGGTGGCACGAAGCTGGAGAGGTGGGTGAAAGGTGGCGATCTCTATCAGAACGCGCTCTCGCAGGCGAGGGTTGCCGCGAAGGATGGAATCATCAGCGGCGTGCTGTGGCATCAGGGCGAGTCGGATTCGGAAAAGATGGAAACCGCCGGAACATATGAAGCGCGGCTGAAACAGATGCTCACCGACCTGCGGGCAGACCTGAAGCAGCCGGAACTGCCCATCGTGGTCGGCCAGATCGGAGATTTCATGGACGAGAAGAAATTTCCCGGAGCGGAAACGGTGAGAAAAGCCATCCGGCGGATGCCGCAACTGTTGGAACATGTCGGCTACGCGGATTCCGCCAGACTCAAGGACAAGGGCGACAAGCTTCATTTCGACACAGATGGCTCGAAGCAACTCGGCGAGCGGTTCGCCAAGGCGATGTTGGAGCTGGAGAAAAAGTGA